In the genome of Candidatus Cloacimonadota bacterium, the window AGGCCTCATGGACTTCAAAAGCAGGCGTGTAATTATGCACGGCCTTGAAGTCCAAACCGTTCATAAGATATTAAATAAGTGATAGTTAGTTTATGCGCTTTGAACTCCAATGCCTCAATTGGGTTTAAGGAACCGCAAAGACAATTTTCATTTTCATCAATCAGCCATCTGCACTTATCGGTAACTCTTTATAAGAAGCTACATTCTTAGTGTTTAAAACCGACAATATGTAAGCTGAGAAACTGTTGAACAAACATATATAGCAGATATTTTATGCCTGAGATATCGGTTTGGTTGGCTTTTTCTGATCGTAGCTACGCCCACCCTCCACCATTGTAGTATGTGGCTTTACTCCATGCCCCGATTATTCATCGGTCTTGCTGAGAATATGTTTCTAAGTGCTGTAGCTAAATATGAGCTAAAAGCCAATCCCTATTTCATTGCATCAAGCAATAGTTACCCATAGTTCAAGCCGGGATTCTCTTATGGCTGCGGGAGAATCTCGGGGTAAATTATCGCTAATTTATGTTTAGAGCAATGAGAAACAAGCTTGAAAGAATACAAAAGCCCGTAGTTTAATCACGGGCTTGATGGGAAAAATAATCGATACCGGTTTATTCTTTATCTAAGAGTTCATCCAGTTCCTGAAATGCTTGCGAGGCTTTAAACTGATTATACAGAGCTTCTTCATTACGGATTTGCGCAGCTAGCTTACGATTGATCTGTTCGGATGGGATCTTAAGCTGAACCCAAGTTTTGTAACGGTCGCCTTCCGCTTCTTTCACTTTTCTGGTTTCCATCTTGCCGGTGATAATTCCTGAAAATTCGGCATCGGTAACCGCTCTTACCACGTTTGAGCTGAGTGCCAGAACTTGAGGATCTGTTATGCCGGCTTCTTCCACATAGTTCTTCAATAGATTCTGGACATTTATCTGAACGTATTGCGCTGCTTCAGATAAGGCATTGGAGCGAGCAACATTCATAGACACATTTTCGTTGAGATTTGTACCTTGTCCATAGGTGAACACAAAGCTTTGATCTGCTTGTTCGCCCCACCAAGCAGGCCGATAAACGAGATCTCCATCTGCCTTAACTTCTTGCTTTTTGTTAGATGAGCAGCCAAAAATAATAATGGCAAGACTCAAGAGAATGATAGCCATTAGGGTTCTTTTCATGTTTTCCTCCATGCGCTTTTGCACATAATTTTGATATTTGAGTGAGTAAGTATTAAGTTTAGACGCTGCAAACAAGCTAAGGTTGGAGCAATATTGCACATCTATAGCCCCATCTGCCTTTGCAAGCGAAGATGTTCTTCGTAACTTTTACTAAAGACGTTGTTGCCCTTCCGATCCGAAAAGAAATAGAGATAATTATGTTGGGCAGGATTTAGTGCTGCCAGGATAGATTCTACTTGAGGATTGGAGATAGGGGTGGGCGGTAAACCGGTAATGCGGTAAGTATTGTAATCTGAAACAATCTCGGTATCTGAATTTGTAAGCACTTCCCTGCGGATCCCTCTTTTTTCCAAAATATAATCTACTGTTGGGCAACTTTGTAGAGCCATGCCAAAGCGTAATCTACGTTCAAACACGCCTGCCACAATAGGCCGTTCTGAAGAATTGCCGGCTTCCTTTTCGATGATGGAAGCCAAAATGAGCTTATCGTAAAAATCATCGATTTGTTGCATATCGATCCCGGCTCGATTGATTTTTCGGAAAAATTCTTGCGTCATGATAGAAAGAATTGTATCGGGAGAACTGGGTACTGCAAATAGATATGTTTCGGGATACAAAAAACCTTCCAAGCTTTTGAGGGGGAGTCCAGTAAGACGCCTTACCAATGCAGTATCTGTAGCGGCAGCATAGAGACTTTGGTAATCTGCCAAACCACCCGCTTCAATGCGCAATAATGTGCGATAAAGCGAAAAGCCTTCCGGAATCCTGATGCGAATGTTTTCGGAAACGCCATCATTTAAGCGCGAAACTGTTTGCCAAAGATTGCTGTTGCCGCCAAATACATAGGTTCCAGCTTTGAGGGATTTATCTGCCCGGCGAAGTTTGGCAAGGATGCGAAAGCTTTCAACTTGGGAGATTATTCCCGCTTTTTTTAGCTTAAGTCCAATAGTGCGTGCATTATCACCGGGATTAATGCGAACGATGCGTTCCAAAGAATTTTGAACCGTAAAAATCTCATGTGCAGCAAAGCCAAGCCCGATTAAGGCTAAGATAATTACCAAGATACTCAGGTATCGAAACTTTATCATGACTTTTCTTCATTCTCCAAATAAGATTTTAGGATCATCGCTGCTGCCATGGCATCAACCATTTTTCGGGATTCCTGCCAGCTTTTTCCCATTTTTTTGAGCTCAACTTCAGCTTCTTGTGAACTATATCTTTCATCGTAAGATACTACGGGTATTGACAAACTTTCCTGCAACTTTTTATAAAACTTTGCCGTTTCAATGGTTTTTGGGCTGTAGCTTCCATCTATGGCATAGGGCATACCCACAATTATCAAACCTGCGTTTTGTGCTTCCGCCAAGCTTTTTATTTGTATAAGTAATTCATCGAAAGGACAGTTCTCTAATACAGAATGGGCCTTTGCAAAAATACGTAAAGAATCTGAGAAGGCAATCCCTATACGCTTGCTACCATAGTCGATTGCCATAATTCTACCGGTCATATTTGGGATTCATCCCTCCAGATGATAATTTTCCACCCGCCACTTTCTTCCACCAAGTAGAAACGAGCAACTCCATTGGCAATATAACTACTGCCAGAGTTTCCATAGCTAAGAATAAGATCGAAATAGCAGGGGATTACAATCCAATCTTCACGTCCATCGGCTGGGTCTTGTTCCCAAAGTTCCTGAGGCGGTATTTGTAAGCGTAGCTCAATGGACTTTGCCACCGGCATTATGCCATCACTACTGCCTAGCTCAAACATGTTTTTTGTAATCTCTACCTCATAATCGTAACCCCACCATGAGTCTTTTATCCCATCACCATCCATATCGATGCCAATCTGCTGATACTCGCTGGAAAGTAGTTCAAACCTGTAATCTTTGTGCAACAACTGTCTAAAAACGTTAATGTTCTTCTCGCGATAGGATTTTTCCAAGTTTTGTAACAATTCTTCGGGGCTCCGGTTACGCACAATGGAAGTTGAGGTATCTATCAATGGAGGACGAAAAGGATTCTTACACGCAGATACAATTATGATGATTATAAGCAACAATAACTTAGCCGTTCTCATGTTTTAACAACCCCCAGGTACGCTCACTTGAACTGCGGTAATCATCCCATCGGTAAATATACCAATAACCTCCTTGGCGTAGGTAATGCAATTCCATCCTGCCGGAAGCGATTGTCTGTTCTTGTCTGGAATCTGTAGAAGTGGCTCTTAGCTCATAAACTCGATACAGCTTAGCCTCATTTGCGCTTATCACATCGGAAGAAGCATAATCTTGCAGGGTAACCTGAATATCTTTATAGCGGGCATGCAAGTTTAAAATCATATCCCGCTCATTTGCCTGATTTAAGGGTTCTTCAATGCCGTAATCCGCTATATCCTGCTCCGCAAAGCGGAAGATGTAGTCACTATGAAATATCCGCTCATAATTAATACTGTTGCGAGCATCTTCGTAAGCAAGGTGCAGATTGTTAAGTGCCAAATCCAAAGTAGTGGCAGAATTGTTCCATTGAGCCTCTTCTGATGGAAACTCAGAATCCCGCAAGCCAAATATATTGCATGCGGATAAAACAATTAGCAACAAGCTAAGCAAAGCGATATTTCTCATACGAACATCAAAGTACTGTTTGAAAATATGTCAAGATAAAATCAATCATAACAGCTTAGGTTTTGTAGTAGCTCTTGCATCATAGACTCCCGTTTTTGTCGCGCTACGCTATGCAAGGGAATTTGTTTGATAATATGCAAATGACGTAGTTTTTCCAAGATCACGTTTGCCGGATACTTTTGCAATAGCTGATGCCATAATTGGGGGTGTTCTTCCTTGTTCCAATATAAGCTCAATAGATGAGCATAATCTTGTAATACATTCAGTTCGTTAAAACTTAAGGCATCGGATGCAAGTACTTGATAGGGTGGTTGATCCATCCACAAATAGCCTAACTCTGAGGCAATCTTTAACATGGGTGTATCTGGCAAAATCTTTAGCATACCTAATTGTACTGCATCCGGCTCACATGCACACAGTTCATTTAATGAACGTATAACCGAGCTAAAATCTTCATTCGGCAAGCCGGCAATGAGATCGGCATGAATCCTAACCTGAGTTCTTGCCTTTAATTCTTTTAGGGCTTCACAGGTTTTGCTCCAGCTTGAAATCCTCCCACACTGCCTAAGCACATATTCATTAGTGCTTTGGATGCCAATTTCGAAACGTATGCGCCCTGGTGGTGCTTTACTAAGCTTTTGAATGTCTTGCTCATCCAGCAAATCCGGATAGATTTCGAAATGAAAATCAAAATCAAAATCACCTTTTATGGCAAAATCCCAAATAGCGTGTGCAATTTGCTTTTGAACGTTAAAACTCCGATCTATAAACTTGAGCGTCTTGGGCTTAAGTTTTGCTAATAACCGGAGTTCCCGGTTGAGCTTTATGAGCGAGTTTTCGTCTTGGACATCAAAACGCATTTCATGACGATTATCGCCAGCCGAAAGGCAGTATACACAGGAATAGGGGCAACCGCGATAGCATTCGTAATAGATTAAGTGATTCTGAAGAACCTCTTTATCTGATATTTGGTAAGGAAAGGGAATGTCTTTTAGAGGAATTGGAGGAATTTCACTTAGGTCTGCAGCTAAATCGAAGTTGTGCTTTGCTAAATATCTAAATCTTGCTTCTCCGGCACCCAATATGACTTTTGTGTTGACTGCGCTTTTGAAAGCTTGTGCTTCCGGGCCTCCAACTACGAATACACATTCAGGCAAAACTTTTGCTAACTCAATTTGCATGCTTAACCAATAAATCTTGTTCCAGATATATGCTGAAAAACAAATTATATCGGGCTTTCTGCCGTAGATATCTTCCATTATTTGGTGCAGAGGCTCCTTAAGAGTAAAAGCACACATTTGCTGGTTAAAACCCAGATCGCAGACAATCTCTCGCAGGTAATATAAGGCGAGATTAGATTGGCTCCAACTGCTATTTAAGGCGACAAAAAGAATTCTTTTCATGTATCGAAGTTTTAGCGATGTTATTATTGGTCAAGATTTTTCGTTTATTGGAAGAGCATACTTAACAAAGCATTGATGTTCTTGTTGACGTCAGTTCGGTTTCTGGTTAGTTTATATATCTGATAGAAAAATTATATTACCTAAACATAACAATATGTAAGTCTTCACTAAGAAGGGATTATGAAGCGGTTTTACGAGAAATACCAACACTATCGTGATGTAAGCAATGCAATTAAGAAAGCACAAAACAAAGATTTTGTAAAAGTGTTAGTTCTAGTGCTGGTGTTTTTCGCTATCCTTGCCCCTCTAAGCTCTAAACAGATCCGCGTAGGCATTACTCAAAACTTACCAAAAATGTTTTGGGATAGCCAAGATAAGCCAGCCGGCATTTTTATTGATATTCTAAACATTATCGCCGACACTGAGGGCTGGGAGATAGTCTATCATAAAGATACTTGGGAGAACTGCATTCAGCTTGTAAAAGCTGGAGAATTGGATCTTTTACCCGATGTTGCCCATAGCTCTGAACGGGAAAAATATATGGATTTTCACCAAATTCCTGTGCTGTTTTCTTGGACTCAATTGTATGCCCGCAAAGGATTAAATATCGGTTCACTTGAAGAACTTGCCGGAAAGAAAATTGCAGTTTTATCGGGCTCAATCCAAGAAAGCACAATAAAGGATATGA includes:
- the mltG gene encoding endolytic transglycosylase MltG, producing the protein MIKFRYLSILVIILALIGLGFAAHEIFTVQNSLERIVRINPGDNARTIGLKLKKAGIISQVESFRILAKLRRADKSLKAGTYVFGGNSNLWQTVSRLNDGVSENIRIRIPEGFSLYRTLLRIEAGGLADYQSLYAAATDTALVRRLTGLPLKSLEGFLYPETYLFAVPSSPDTILSIMTQEFFRKINRAGIDMQQIDDFYDKLILASIIEKEAGNSSERPIVAGVFERRLRFGMALQSCPTVDYILEKRGIRREVLTNSDTEIVSDYNTYRITGLPPTPISNPQVESILAALNPAQHNYLYFFSDRKGNNVFSKSYEEHLRLQRQMGL
- a CDS encoding DUF4080 domain-containing protein: MKRILFVALNSSWSQSNLALYYLREIVCDLGFNQQMCAFTLKEPLHQIMEDIYGRKPDIICFSAYIWNKIYWLSMQIELAKVLPECVFVVGGPEAQAFKSAVNTKVILGAGEARFRYLAKHNFDLAADLSEIPPIPLKDIPFPYQISDKEVLQNHLIYYECYRGCPYSCVYCLSAGDNRHEMRFDVQDENSLIKLNRELRLLAKLKPKTLKFIDRSFNVQKQIAHAIWDFAIKGDFDFDFHFEIYPDLLDEQDIQKLSKAPPGRIRFEIGIQSTNEYVLRQCGRISSWSKTCEALKELKARTQVRIHADLIAGLPNEDFSSVIRSLNELCACEPDAVQLGMLKILPDTPMLKIASELGYLWMDQPPYQVLASDALSFNELNVLQDYAHLLSLYWNKEEHPQLWHQLLQKYPANVILEKLRHLHIIKQIPLHSVARQKRESMMQELLQNLSCYD
- the ruvX gene encoding Holliday junction resolvase RuvX yields the protein MTGRIMAIDYGSKRIGIAFSDSLRIFAKAHSVLENCPFDELLIQIKSLAEAQNAGLIIVGMPYAIDGSYSPKTIETAKFYKKLQESLSIPVVSYDERYSSQEAEVELKKMGKSWQESRKMVDAMAAAMILKSYLENEEKS